The proteins below are encoded in one region of Gammaproteobacteria bacterium:
- a CDS encoding DUF1214 domain-containing protein: MEAQAVDRVVSGQVWDDFCEALKGAGRQILRPEAPDSPLDRAEGFRYLSRLLRIALEMHLEFADPAFPGFFATSHETGKIGADNPDNAYLYARVSGAHDYVIRGRRGSVPYLSFGSQKGGYETDGRMEQTGFLDSSEIDLDEDGNFEVQVCRERKPGNWLPLEAESNAVIVRQTFLDRASEQPAQMRIARIDPGAAPAPLSPQRLLAGLDNAARFVEGTASLFADWAQSYLKHPNQLPPADQALCQRSGGDPNIFYYHSYWQLAEDEALVIHIPRVPRCRFWNLQINNWWMESLDYRYHDICLNKHSAKLDADGGVTMILSQRDPGHPNWLQAAGHRVGTMCMRWVGADEHVHPSTAVRKLPALREELRA, from the coding sequence ATCGAAGCTCAGGCTGTCGACCGGGTTGTCTCGGGACAGGTCTGGGACGATTTCTGCGAGGCGCTCAAGGGCGCTGGCCGGCAGATACTGCGGCCGGAAGCGCCTGACAGCCCGCTCGACCGGGCCGAGGGCTTTCGCTATCTCAGCCGCCTGCTGCGCATCGCGCTGGAAATGCATCTGGAATTCGCAGACCCCGCGTTTCCCGGCTTTTTCGCGACATCCCACGAAACCGGCAAGATCGGTGCGGACAATCCCGACAATGCCTACCTCTATGCGCGCGTCAGCGGCGCGCACGACTATGTGATTCGTGGCCGGCGCGGCAGCGTGCCGTATTTGAGTTTCGGCTCGCAGAAGGGCGGCTACGAAACCGACGGCCGCATGGAGCAGACCGGCTTTCTCGATTCGAGCGAGATCGACCTCGACGAGGACGGCAATTTCGAGGTGCAGGTGTGCCGGGAGCGCAAGCCGGGCAACTGGCTCCCGCTGGAGGCCGAATCCAACGCCGTGATCGTGCGCCAGACCTTTCTCGACCGTGCCAGCGAACAGCCGGCGCAGATGCGTATCGCACGAATCGATCCGGGCGCCGCGCCAGCGCCGTTGAGCCCGCAGCGCCTTCTGGCCGGCCTCGACAACGCCGCCCGCTTCGTCGAAGGCACGGCCAGTCTGTTCGCCGACTGGGCACAGAGCTATCTGAAGCACCCCAACCAGCTTCCGCCCGCCGACCAGGCGCTGTGTCAGCGTTCCGGCGGCGACCCCAACATCTTCTACTACCACTCTTACTGGCAGCTCGCCGAGGACGAGGCGCTGGTGATCCATATTCCGCGCGTGCCGAGGTGCCGCTTCTGGAATCTGCAGATCAACAACTGGTGGATGGAATCGCTGGATTACCGGTACCACGACATCTGTCTGAACAAACATTCGGCGAAACTGGATGCGGACGGCGGCGTCACCATGATCCTGTCGCAGCGCGACCCAGGACACCCGAACTGGCTGCAGGCGGCGGGGCACCGCGTCGGCACGATGTGCATGCGCTGGGTCGGCGCGGACGAACATGTGCACCCCAGTACTGCCGTGCGAAAGCTGCCTGCATTGCGTGAGGAGCTGAGGGCGTGA
- a CDS encoding sulfotransferase, with the protein MLMAQARDQTAGLSDFGDPSFRAGLDTLCEALDTQARLSDTGRYVLQQKIVGQLANRLRIEDWFSRHPEIADEALPPPVVIVGLPRTGTTKLHRLLACDPAFHWMAFWESQFPVPFENESLEQPGERIAQAHAMVDMMTEAMPKLTAIHPMDADAADEEVMLTEHSFLSAFNAYADIPGYMSWLDRQDQTPVYDYLRRMLQFLQWQKRKRGIVAERWVLKAPHHLLRMDTLLRVFPGAMVVQTHRDPLQSIPSIASFIHTLWCIYSDDADPAAAGHSWSELMNRALLHTMQVRGSAPEQFLDVRFEDTVRRPLEVARRIYAFIGRELRPEVELAMARWLASDAETHKGGHDYSAAQFGLSDERLRADFAAYRDRHIEQTADTA; encoded by the coding sequence ATGCTGATGGCGCAGGCCCGGGACCAGACCGCCGGCCTGTCCGATTTCGGCGATCCGAGCTTTCGCGCCGGCCTGGACACCCTCTGCGAAGCCCTGGACACGCAGGCACGACTGTCCGACACCGGCCGCTACGTGCTGCAGCAGAAGATCGTCGGCCAACTGGCCAACCGCCTGCGCATTGAGGACTGGTTCTCGCGGCATCCCGAAATTGCCGATGAGGCGCTGCCACCGCCGGTGGTGATCGTCGGCCTGCCGCGCACCGGCACCACCAAGCTGCATCGCCTGCTGGCCTGCGACCCGGCGTTCCACTGGATGGCGTTCTGGGAATCGCAGTTCCCGGTTCCGTTCGAGAACGAAAGCCTGGAGCAGCCCGGCGAACGCATCGCCCAGGCGCACGCGATGGTCGACATGATGACCGAGGCGATGCCCAAGCTCACGGCAATCCACCCCATGGATGCCGATGCGGCCGACGAGGAGGTGATGCTCACGGAGCACTCCTTCCTGTCCGCGTTCAATGCCTATGCGGACATCCCGGGCTACATGAGCTGGCTGGACCGCCAGGACCAGACACCGGTCTACGACTACCTGCGCCGCATGCTGCAATTCCTGCAATGGCAGAAACGCAAGCGCGGCATCGTCGCCGAACGCTGGGTGCTCAAGGCACCGCACCATCTGCTGCGCATGGACACCCTGCTGCGCGTGTTTCCGGGCGCCATGGTGGTACAGACCCACCGTGATCCGCTGCAAAGCATTCCGTCGATCGCCAGCTTCATCCATACGCTGTGGTGCATCTACAGCGATGACGCCGATCCGGCCGCCGCCGGGCACTCCTGGAGCGAACTCATGAACCGGGCGCTGCTGCACACAATGCAGGTTCGGGGATCCGCACCGGAGCAGTTTCTGGACGTGCGCTTCGAGGACACGGTGCGCCGGCCGCTGGAGGTGGCGCGCCGCATCTACGCGTTCATCGGCCGTGAGCTGAGGCCGGAGGTGGAGCTCGCGATGGCGCGGTGGCTGGCCTCGGACGCCGAGACCCACAAGGGCGGGCACGACTACAGCGCCGCGCAGTTCGGGCTCAGCGATGAGCGCCTGCGAGCAGACTTTGCCGCCTATCGCGATCGCCACATCGAACAGACGGCCGACACCGCATGA
- a CDS encoding SDR family oxidoreductase: MLMKNKVVIVSGIGPGLGVKLAVEAAREGAAGVVVAARSADKLEDAEARIRELGTDTAVLKCTTDITDRAQCERLLSQAMDRFGRVDALVNSAFFHGDMDNASTADLDSWRGPLETNLLGTLKLTQATIPHMQKTGGAVVMINTMAVRQVPPLGEAGYAASKAALATSVKYLAKELGPKNIRVNTVHMGWMWGAPVAGYVKRTAEENGIPEEQIKAGIAAMIPLGRVPTDDECARAALFLASDYASAVTGAALDVNGGAWMP, translated from the coding sequence ATGCTGATGAAGAACAAGGTGGTCATCGTGTCCGGAATCGGACCCGGCCTGGGCGTGAAACTGGCCGTGGAGGCCGCGCGAGAGGGTGCCGCCGGCGTGGTGGTGGCGGCCCGTTCGGCCGACAAGCTGGAGGATGCCGAAGCGCGCATCCGTGAACTGGGAACGGACACGGCCGTGCTCAAGTGCACCACCGACATCACCGATCGCGCGCAATGCGAACGTCTGCTGAGCCAGGCCATGGACCGTTTCGGACGCGTCGACGCACTGGTCAACAGCGCCTTCTTCCATGGCGACATGGACAATGCCTCCACCGCCGATCTCGACAGCTGGCGCGGACCGCTGGAAACCAATCTGCTGGGCACGCTCAAGCTCACCCAAGCCACGATTCCGCACATGCAGAAGACCGGCGGTGCCGTGGTCATGATCAACACCATGGCGGTGCGCCAGGTGCCGCCGCTGGGCGAAGCCGGCTACGCCGCATCCAAGGCGGCGCTGGCCACCAGCGTGAAATACCTGGCCAAGGAACTCGGGCCGAAGAACATTCGCGTCAACACCGTGCACATGGGATGGATGTGGGGCGCGCCGGTGGCGGGCTACGTGAAGCGCACTGCCGAGGAGAATGGCATTCCCGAGGAACAGATCAAGGCCGGCATCGCCGCGATGATTCCGCTGGGGCGGGTACCGACCGATGACGAATGCGCGCGCGCCGCGCTGTTCTTGGCGTCCGACTATGCAAGCGCGGTCACCGGCGCGGCGCTGGACGTGAATGGTGGGGCGTGGATGCCTTGA
- a CDS encoding flavin reductase family protein — MSQSTFDPGEFRKALGSFATGVTVITTRAPDGTPVGLTANSFNSVSLSPPLVLWSLARSSGALDIFRGARHWAVHVLSAAQEPLSSRFARRGEDKFAELELDEGPDGIPLLRDCTARFECRNSFQYEGGDHVIFVGEVLGFERRDDAPLVFHGGRYAHATARDSGGQPRLAHLAGSFNEDFLGYLLGRSHFQFFGQLRPHLVEAGLSDEAFYVLSTLTLKPMMFASDLDTGMAEVLDESHRDAVLTLVRQGMVQTRQSAAGLAYELTDAGRDCALRLISRAKSVESDVLERLGAADAVVLKSLLNRLLGVIDPGAAAIWESAGASSR; from the coding sequence ATGAGCCAAAGCACATTCGACCCCGGCGAGTTCCGCAAGGCGCTCGGTAGCTTCGCCACCGGCGTGACGGTGATCACTACGCGCGCGCCGGACGGCACGCCCGTGGGACTCACCGCCAACAGTTTCAACTCGGTCTCGCTGAGCCCGCCGCTGGTGTTGTGGAGCTTGGCGCGCAGCTCCGGCGCGCTGGATATCTTTCGCGGCGCGCGGCACTGGGCCGTGCATGTGCTGAGCGCCGCGCAAGAGCCATTGTCCAGCCGATTTGCGCGGCGTGGCGAGGACAAATTCGCCGAGCTGGAACTGGACGAAGGTCCGGACGGCATCCCGCTGCTGCGCGATTGCACGGCGCGCTTCGAGTGCCGCAACAGCTTTCAATACGAGGGCGGGGATCACGTGATCTTCGTCGGCGAGGTCCTCGGTTTCGAGCGGCGTGATGACGCGCCGCTGGTGTTTCACGGTGGCCGTTACGCGCATGCCACCGCCAGGGACAGCGGCGGGCAGCCGCGGCTCGCGCACCTTGCCGGCAGTTTCAATGAGGATTTCCTCGGCTACCTGCTGGGGCGCAGCCACTTTCAGTTCTTCGGGCAGCTGCGTCCGCATCTGGTCGAAGCCGGCCTCAGTGACGAGGCCTTCTACGTGCTCTCGACGCTGACGCTCAAGCCGATGATGTTCGCGTCCGACCTCGACACCGGCATGGCCGAGGTGCTCGATGAGAGCCATCGTGATGCCGTGCTGACGCTGGTCCGGCAGGGAATGGTGCAAACCCGCCAGTCGGCGGCGGGTCTGGCCTACGAACTGACCGACGCCGGGCGCGACTGCGCGTTGCGACTGATTTCACGCGCCAAGTCCGTGGAGTCCGACGTCCTGGAACGGCTCGGAGCCGCCGACGCGGTGGTTCTGAAATCGCTGTTGAACCGGCTGCTGGGGGTCATCGACCCCGGAGCGGCGGCGATCTGGGAAAGCGCCGGCGCTTCGTCGCGCTGA
- a CDS encoding DUF1302 domain-containing protein: MAKQGSGTSMGPALRAFLFGVLTMTLVPGPVSAGSFDVGELSGSYKLTLNYGVGVRMQDQDQRLIAGEVDPLLITVLPGDRPGQPPQLVSFGHTGLPTQINFDDGNRNFDKYSAFTNRASILGELEFSYRNYGLVVSGDAFYDWAYTHRNDNDSPDTVNKTGPNDEFTEQTEKYDGRRARLLDAYVYGDWFFGEDISLNLRLGQHLVAFGDSLFFLGMASSQSPADATKAFVPGAEVKQILLPTQQVSMSLGIGYDWTILGYYKLEYANTEIFPVGDYFSPSDAVGPGATFVYGSINPVYLDGCPGLLPEPLDQLCNLGGIGAVTGATPTINSYRAQDIKPSDHGQWGAGIKYQLSGNTNVGLYYLRYHDTNPAVILNPGFAPFATVPPVTTQIINQYVPVTYNVKYFDGIDMAALGLSTTIGPVNFTSELSYRHNAVTSVQADVSDVLSPIFTRGDFAQLLMSGIYAANPHFFFDDLALVGEFGYLCLLDAKAVESTPGIIMRGDGDEPFYDEDSAGFQTLAIPTRHNLVPGWDFSMPISYGYLFYGNPSMSGAFGPLYGEGDQRLSVGVSMRYLQNLQVGVSYNMFFGDADKTIGESTLKANPYVDRNYLSFNVKYLL; encoded by the coding sequence ATGGCCAAGCAAGGAAGCGGCACCAGCATGGGGCCCGCGTTGCGGGCATTTCTATTCGGTGTGCTGACGATGACGCTGGTCCCCGGGCCGGTCAGCGCCGGCTCGTTCGATGTCGGTGAGCTGTCGGGCAGTTACAAGCTCACGCTCAACTACGGCGTCGGTGTACGCATGCAGGATCAGGATCAGCGCCTGATCGCCGGCGAGGTGGATCCGCTGTTGATCACCGTTCTTCCGGGAGACCGGCCGGGTCAGCCGCCACAGCTGGTGTCGTTCGGTCACACCGGGCTACCCACCCAGATCAACTTCGACGACGGCAATCGCAATTTCGACAAGTACTCCGCGTTCACGAATCGCGCGAGCATCCTCGGTGAACTGGAATTCTCCTATCGCAATTACGGCTTGGTCGTCAGCGGCGACGCGTTCTACGACTGGGCCTATACCCATCGCAACGACAATGATTCACCGGACACGGTCAACAAGACCGGGCCCAATGACGAGTTCACCGAGCAGACCGAAAAGTACGACGGGCGCCGCGCGCGACTGCTGGATGCCTATGTCTACGGAGACTGGTTCTTCGGCGAGGACATTAGCCTCAACCTGCGTCTGGGACAGCACCTCGTGGCGTTCGGCGACAGCCTGTTCTTCCTCGGCATGGCCAGTTCGCAGAGCCCGGCGGATGCGACCAAGGCCTTCGTGCCCGGCGCCGAGGTCAAGCAGATTCTGCTGCCGACCCAGCAGGTCTCGATGTCTCTGGGCATCGGCTACGACTGGACGATACTCGGCTACTACAAACTCGAATACGCCAACACCGAGATTTTCCCGGTCGGCGACTATTTCTCCCCGTCGGACGCGGTGGGGCCGGGCGCCACGTTCGTCTACGGATCGATCAATCCGGTCTATCTGGACGGGTGCCCAGGTCTGTTGCCGGAGCCGCTCGACCAGCTCTGCAACCTCGGCGGTATCGGCGCGGTGACCGGGGCGACACCCACGATCAACTCGTATCGTGCGCAGGACATCAAGCCCAGCGATCATGGCCAGTGGGGCGCCGGCATCAAGTACCAGCTGAGCGGCAATACCAACGTCGGCCTGTATTACCTGCGCTATCACGACACCAATCCCGCGGTGATCCTGAATCCGGGGTTCGCGCCGTTCGCCACGGTGCCGCCGGTGACCACGCAGATCATCAATCAGTACGTGCCCGTGACCTACAACGTGAAGTATTTCGACGGCATCGACATGGCGGCGCTGGGCCTGTCGACCACGATCGGTCCGGTCAACTTCACCAGCGAGCTGAGTTATCGCCACAACGCCGTGACCTCGGTGCAGGCCGACGTTTCGGACGTGCTGAGCCCGATCTTCACGCGCGGCGATTTCGCGCAACTACTGATGTCCGGCATCTATGCGGCCAACCCGCACTTCTTCTTCGACGATCTGGCCCTGGTGGGCGAGTTCGGCTATCTGTGTCTGCTGGACGCCAAGGCGGTCGAGTCGACGCCCGGCATCATCATGCGCGGCGATGGCGACGAGCCGTTCTACGACGAGGACTCCGCCGGCTTTCAGACCCTGGCGATCCCCACGCGCCACAACCTGGTGCCGGGCTGGGACTTCTCGATGCCGATTTCCTATGGTTATTTGTTCTACGGCAATCCCTCGATGTCCGGTGCCTTCGGTCCGCTTTACGGCGAGGGCGATCAGCGCCTGAGCGTCGGCGTGTCGATGCGCTATCTGCAGAATCTTCAAGTCGGTGTCAGCTACAACATGTTCTTCGGCGATGCCGACAAGACCATCGGCGAGAGCACGCTCAAGGCCAATCCCTATGTCGATCGGAACTACCTGTCGTTCAATGTGAAATATCTGCTCTGA
- a CDS encoding propionyl-CoA synthetase gives MSKYVDVHRRSIEDPEGFWGEIAQDLHWDKPWDRVLDRSRAPMYQWFSGGRLNTCYNALDRHVEGGRAEQAALIYDSPVTGTVRRFSYRELRDWVARFAGVLVAQGVKPGDRVVIYMPMVPEAAVAMLACARIGAVHSVVFGGFAAPELAKRIDDAKPVAVISASCGIEPTRVIAYKPLLDQALAIAAHKVDCCVVLQRPQCVASLQVGRDVDWDEQIAKAEPAACVSVAATDPLYILYTSGTTGKPKGVVRDNGGHAVALKWSMKAVYDIEPGEVMFTASDVGWAVGHSYLVYGPLLHGCTTVLFEGKPVGTPDAGVFWRVIEQHGVVTLFTAPTAFRAIKKEDPRGELIGQYDLSKFRALYLAGERCDPDTIAWASEKLNVPVVDHWWQTETGWPAAANCRGIEELPVKPGSATVAVPGYDIQVLNEEGRTMGADDIGNIVIKLPLPPGTLLTMWNNEHGYREHYLTRYPGYYLTGDAGFLDGDAYLSIMSRIDDIINVAGHRLSTGGMEEILAAHPDVAECAVIGMADATKGQLPVGLVVLKSGVDRPHDEIERELIARVRDQIGAVAAFKRVLVVERLPKTRSGKVLRATMRAIADNQTYNVPPTIDDPAILDEITAALSASRF, from the coding sequence ATGAGCAAGTATGTCGATGTGCATCGTCGTTCCATCGAGGATCCGGAAGGCTTCTGGGGCGAAATCGCGCAGGATCTGCACTGGGACAAGCCCTGGGACCGTGTGCTCGACAGAAGCCGTGCGCCGATGTACCAGTGGTTTTCCGGCGGCCGGCTCAACACCTGCTACAACGCGCTGGACCGCCACGTCGAGGGCGGTCGCGCCGAGCAGGCGGCGCTGATCTACGACAGCCCGGTGACCGGCACGGTCCGCAGGTTCAGCTATCGCGAACTGCGCGACTGGGTGGCCCGTTTCGCGGGCGTGCTGGTCGCGCAGGGCGTGAAGCCGGGCGACCGCGTGGTGATCTACATGCCGATGGTGCCCGAGGCGGCGGTAGCGATGCTGGCCTGTGCCCGCATCGGCGCCGTGCACTCGGTGGTGTTCGGCGGCTTCGCCGCGCCGGAACTGGCCAAGCGCATCGACGATGCCAAACCGGTGGCGGTGATTTCGGCGTCCTGCGGAATCGAGCCGACGCGCGTGATCGCCTACAAACCCTTGCTGGATCAGGCATTGGCGATCGCCGCGCACAAGGTGGATTGCTGCGTCGTGTTGCAACGACCGCAGTGTGTGGCCAGCTTGCAGGTGGGTCGTGATGTGGACTGGGACGAACAGATCGCCAAGGCCGAGCCGGCCGCCTGCGTGTCGGTGGCCGCGACCGACCCGCTGTACATCCTCTACACCTCCGGCACCACCGGAAAGCCCAAGGGCGTGGTCCGCGACAACGGCGGCCACGCGGTGGCGCTGAAATGGTCGATGAAGGCGGTCTACGACATCGAGCCGGGCGAGGTGATGTTCACGGCCTCGGACGTCGGCTGGGCGGTGGGCCATTCCTACTTGGTCTACGGCCCCTTGCTGCATGGCTGCACCACGGTGCTGTTCGAGGGCAAGCCGGTGGGCACGCCGGACGCCGGTGTGTTCTGGCGCGTCATCGAGCAGCACGGCGTGGTCACCCTGTTCACGGCACCGACGGCGTTTCGTGCGATCAAGAAGGAGGACCCGCGCGGCGAGCTGATCGGCCAGTACGACCTTTCGAAGTTCCGGGCGCTGTATCTGGCCGGCGAGCGCTGTGATCCGGACACGATTGCCTGGGCGAGCGAAAAACTGAATGTCCCGGTGGTGGACCACTGGTGGCAGACCGAAACCGGCTGGCCGGCCGCGGCGAACTGTCGCGGCATCGAGGAATTGCCGGTCAAGCCGGGTTCCGCCACCGTCGCGGTGCCGGGCTATGACATTCAGGTGCTGAACGAGGAAGGCCGGACCATGGGTGCGGACGATATCGGCAACATCGTGATCAAGCTGCCCTTGCCACCCGGTACGCTGCTGACGATGTGGAACAACGAGCATGGCTATCGCGAGCACTACCTCACGCGCTATCCGGGTTACTACCTCACCGGCGACGCGGGATTTCTCGACGGCGATGCCTATCTGTCGATCATGTCGCGCATCGACGACATCATCAATGTCGCCGGTCATCGCCTGTCCACCGGCGGCATGGAGGAGATTCTGGCGGCGCATCCCGACGTCGCCGAATGCGCGGTGATCGGCATGGCCGATGCCACCAAGGGCCAGCTGCCGGTCGGATTGGTGGTGCTCAAGTCGGGTGTCGATCGACCGCACGACGAGATCGAGCGGGAGTTGATCGCACGTGTCCGCGATCAGATCGGCGCCGTGGCCGCGTTCAAACGGGTTCTGGTGGTCGAGCGTCTGCCCAAGACCCGCTCCGGCAAGGTTCTGCGCGCGACCATGCGGGCGATTGCCGACAACCAGACCTACAATGTTCCGCCGACGATCGACGATCCGGCGATTCTCGACGAGATCACAGCGGCCCTGAGCGCGTCGCGCTTCTGA
- a CDS encoding AMP phosphotransferase, whose product MSQKRDESQLKELQRQLQQLQHAYARQSRRAIVVLEGWDSAGKGGLIRRIGWALDPRTLQVWQIGAPDGRERRQHWMQRFWERMPLQGELTIFDRSWYGRVLVERVEGFAEPDAWQRAYDEINQFERSLVEENVRIVKLFLDIDRNTQMRRFIKRYETPGKRWKLTEDDIRNRARWDDYETAYADMLERCSTTWAPWTRIDARHKHKARIAAFEAIIKHLAEDVDVTPPELPPLVQAFMEEQVRPDA is encoded by the coding sequence ATGAGCCAGAAACGTGATGAGTCGCAGCTGAAAGAGCTGCAACGGCAGCTTCAGCAACTGCAGCACGCCTACGCCCGGCAGAGCCGCCGGGCCATCGTGGTGCTCGAGGGCTGGGACTCCGCCGGCAAGGGCGGCCTGATCCGCCGCATCGGCTGGGCGCTGGATCCCAGAACACTTCAGGTCTGGCAGATCGGCGCGCCGGACGGCCGCGAGCGGCGCCAGCACTGGATGCAACGCTTCTGGGAGCGGATGCCCTTGCAGGGCGAACTGACGATCTTCGATCGAAGCTGGTACGGCCGCGTGCTGGTCGAGCGCGTCGAGGGTTTCGCCGAACCGGACGCCTGGCAACGCGCCTACGACGAGATCAATCAGTTCGAGCGCAGCCTCGTCGAGGAAAACGTGCGCATCGTCAAACTGTTCCTCGACATCGACCGCAACACCCAGATGCGTCGCTTCATCAAGCGCTATGAAACGCCCGGCAAACGCTGGAAGCTGACCGAAGACGACATCCGCAATCGAGCACGCTGGGACGACTACGAAACGGCCTACGCGGACATGCTGGAACGATGTTCCACGACATGGGCACCGTGGACACGCATCGACGCCAGGCACAAGCACAAGGCACGGATCGCGGCGTTCGAGGCGATCATCAAGCATCTCGCCGAGGATGTGGACGTGACACCGCCGGAACTGCCGCCGCTGGTTCAGGCCTTCATGGAAGAGCAGGTGCGGCCGGATGCCTGA
- a CDS encoding DUF2306 domain-containing protein, with product MNTAVITPGAGLGTLADTALKTAARFWIGIAAIGQVVFVFAVASFYSTTAMRGHPESWNRFMTHGYIPEQPLGNLVVGIHLALAVFITLSGLVQLVPGVRARVPVLHRWNGRLYVISAFVISIAGLYMSWFRGAAGDTFQQVGISFNAILIMLCASMALRYAVARDFVRHRRWALRLFLVVSGVWFFRVGVMLSGLIFGGPFGYDPSTFRGPMLTTIGFAQTLLPLSVLELYLYARDRAGSGTRIAVATLLIVLSVATAAGIAGATRSMWLPRIAAAFDPRVSIAETLTSVIDRDGMDAAVEEYHRLRASGTDHYNFDEAQLNSLGYQRLRMAHPDQAIRIFQLNVEAYPLSGNVHDSLAEAYLAAGQRELAIASYHKALELEPDKRSAQQALQTLGTP from the coding sequence ATGAATACCGCCGTCATTACGCCGGGCGCAGGCCTCGGCACACTGGCCGACACCGCCCTGAAAACGGCCGCCCGCTTCTGGATCGGGATCGCGGCGATCGGTCAGGTGGTCTTCGTGTTCGCGGTGGCGTCGTTCTATTCCACGACGGCGATGCGCGGCCATCCGGAGTCCTGGAACCGGTTCATGACGCACGGCTATATCCCGGAACAGCCGCTCGGGAATCTTGTCGTCGGCATCCATCTGGCGCTGGCGGTGTTCATCACGCTCAGTGGACTGGTGCAGTTGGTCCCCGGCGTCCGCGCCCGGGTACCGGTGCTGCATCGTTGGAACGGCAGGCTCTACGTGATCTCGGCCTTCGTGATCAGCATCGCCGGGCTCTACATGAGCTGGTTTCGCGGTGCGGCCGGCGACACGTTCCAACAAGTGGGCATCAGTTTCAATGCCATCCTGATCATGCTGTGCGCCAGCATGGCGCTGCGCTACGCGGTGGCACGGGATTTCGTCCGTCATCGCCGCTGGGCGCTGCGGCTGTTTCTGGTGGTCAGCGGCGTCTGGTTCTTTCGCGTGGGTGTGATGCTGTCCGGCCTGATTTTCGGCGGGCCCTTCGGCTACGACCCCAGTACATTCCGCGGGCCGATGCTGACGACGATCGGATTCGCGCAGACGCTGTTGCCGCTGAGCGTGCTGGAGCTGTACCTGTATGCCCGCGACCGGGCCGGTTCAGGCACCCGCATCGCGGTGGCCACGCTGCTGATCGTCCTGAGTGTGGCCACCGCGGCTGGTATCGCCGGCGCTACCAGATCGATGTGGCTGCCGAGAATCGCCGCTGCGTTCGATCCGCGCGTGTCGATTGCGGAAACGTTGACGAGCGTGATCGATCGCGACGGCATGGACGCGGCGGTCGAGGAATATCACCGGCTTCGGGCAAGTGGCACGGACCACTACAACTTCGATGAAGCTCAGCTCAACAGCCTGGGCTACCAGCGTCTGCGGATGGCACATCCGGACCAGGCGATCCGCATCTTCCAGCTGAACGTGGAGGCCTATCCGCTATCCGGCAATGTGCATGACAGCCTGGCGGAAGCCTATCTGGCGGCTGGCCAGCGTGAACTCGCGATCGCCAGCTATCACAAGGCGCTGGAGCTGGAGCCGGACAAGCGCAGCGCGCAGCAGGCCTTGCAGACGCTGGGCACGCCCTAA
- a CDS encoding ABC transporter permease, which produces MNSEPASVPVRLPLRRVLYWSIRRELWENRSLVFGPMIAAAVVLLGFGLGSMQLAAGMRELAMLDSLQQQAWINKPYRMAAIPLIFTTVLIGFFYCLDALYGERRDRSILFWKSMPVSNLITVLSKASIPFVVLPLIGFATVLCTQLIMLLTSTAILLANSLGIASLWTQLALPQMTLTLIYGLFTLALWHAPIYGWLLLVSACVRRSAFLWAVLPPLGLVVLERIAFGSSQVFDLLKDRLVGFYPHAFAVNDVGGQTVIDRLSLLQPLSFLSSPGLWAGLIVAAACLAAAVYLRRYREPI; this is translated from the coding sequence ATGAATTCAGAACCGGCTTCGGTGCCCGTTCGTCTGCCGCTGCGGCGCGTGCTGTACTGGTCGATACGGCGCGAGCTGTGGGAGAACCGGTCTCTGGTATTTGGACCGATGATCGCCGCCGCGGTGGTGCTGCTCGGATTCGGACTCGGTTCGATGCAACTGGCTGCGGGCATGCGCGAACTGGCGATGCTCGACTCCTTGCAGCAGCAGGCCTGGATCAACAAGCCCTATCGCATGGCGGCGATTCCGTTGATTTTCACGACGGTACTGATCGGCTTCTTCTACTGCCTCGACGCCCTGTACGGCGAACGGCGCGATCGCAGCATCTTGTTCTGGAAGTCGATGCCGGTCTCCAATCTGATCACGGTGCTGTCCAAGGCCAGCATTCCTTTCGTGGTCCTGCCGCTGATCGGATTCGCGACGGTGCTGTGTACGCAACTGATCATGCTGCTGACGAGTACTGCGATCCTGCTCGCGAACAGCCTCGGCATCGCTTCGCTGTGGACGCAGCTGGCGCTGCCGCAGATGACACTGACACTGATCTACGGACTGTTCACGCTGGCGCTGTGGCACGCCCCGATCTACGGATGGCTGCTGCTGGTATCGGCCTGCGTCCGCCGCTCGGCATTTCTGTGGGCCGTATTGCCGCCGTTGGGGCTGGTCGTGCTGGAGCGTATCGCCTTCGGCAGCTCGCAAGTCTTTGATCTGCTCAAGGACCGGCTGGTCGGCTTCTATCCACATGCCTTCGCCGTGAACGACGTGGGCGGACAGACCGTCATCGACCGGCTCTCCTTGCTGCAACCCTTGAGTTTTCTTTCGTCGCCCGGCCTCTGGGCCGGCTTGATCGTGGCCGCCGCCTGTCTTGCCGCAGCGGTCTACCTGCGCCGCTACCGCGAACCGATTTAA